One window of the Trifolium pratense cultivar HEN17-A07 linkage group LG2, ARS_RC_1.1, whole genome shotgun sequence genome contains the following:
- the LOC123906069 gene encoding uncharacterized protein LOC123906069, with protein MGSKTDFHHMMSSSIFLLCCLLTLSLYSISQHTSYSYSLDFTPARKLSMTAPGHDHKYHEIQVADEGMESAPANADFTTLEITGNSYSPHDLVYHTDYHGVTTHPTPKHPKP; from the exons ATGGGTAGCAAAACTGATTTTCATCACATGATGAGTTCTTCAATCTTTCTTCTATGCTGCCTTCTCACACTCTCTTTGTATTCCATCTCCCAACACACAAGCTATAGCTATTCTCTAGATTTTACACCAGCAAGGAAGTTGAGCATGACAGCTCCTGGCCATGATCACAAATATCATGAAATACAG GTAGCAGACGAGGGAATGGAAAGTGCCCCTGCTAATGCAGACTTCACAACACTAGAAATTACTGGCAACAGTTACAGTCCTCATGATCTTGTCTATCATACAGATTACCATGGAGTAACAACTCATCCAACTCCTAAGCATCCAAAACCATAG